A genomic region of Clarias gariepinus isolate MV-2021 ecotype Netherlands chromosome 23, CGAR_prim_01v2, whole genome shotgun sequence contains the following coding sequences:
- the LOC128511405 gene encoding monocarboxylate transporter 2-like: MASASRSSPPDGGWGWVVVLGAFISLGFSYAFPKALTMYFKEIQRHFSVSYSQIAWVSSIMLAVTYAGGPVSSVLVNRYGSRPVVITGGLMCSVSMVAASFSRTITHLYICVGIIGGLGLSFNLQPSLTIIGKYFQVRRPIANGLAMAGSPVFLCTLAPLNQFLFERFGWRGSFCILGAMLLNCCVAGSLMRPLNDGGPRRPKTNGAVKINCCENEAQVQTKTKRCCSKSVSCFMDLSLFHHRGFIIYLIGNMLMFFGIVAPMIFLAPYAKHRGMDEYSAASLLSALALVDMFARPGTGILANTARVRPRIQYLFSFAITYNGVCHLLCPLASGYWGLMAYALCYGLVYGMVFALLFECLMDVVGPSKFSSAVGLVTIFECCPVLLGPPIAGALVDMFGDYSYMFYMCGAVMLTAGLFLFAMNFYNYRRRDTIRHAREKGAELAERNDGDEQSQGMDCGTLEVRSEMEDIPL, translated from the exons ATGGCCTCAGCTTCACGCTCCAGCCCTCCGGACGGAGGCTGGGGCTGGGTGGTGGTGCTCGGCGCCTTCATCTCCCTCGGCTTCTCCTACGCTTTTCCCAAAGCCCTGACCATGTACTTCAAGGAGATCCAGCGGCACTTCAGTGTGTCCTACAGCCAGATCGCCTGGGTTTCCTCCATCATGCTGGCTGTTACGTATGCAGGAG GTCCAGTGAGCAGTGTGTTGGTGAATCGCTATGGCAGCAGACCTGTGGTTATTACAGGAGGCCTCATGTGCAGCGTGTCGATGGTGGCGGCTTCATTCAGCAGAACCATCACTCACTTGTACATATGTGTCGGGATCATCGGAG GTCTTGGACTTTCTTTTAACCTCCAGCCATCCCTGACTATAATTGGGAAGTACTTCCAGGTCAGGAGGCCCATCGCCAATGGCCTGGCCATGGCAGGTAGTCCGGTTTTCCTCTGCACGCTGGCACCTCTGAACCAGTTCCTGTTTGAACGTTTTGGCTGGAGGGGAAGCTTCTGTATCCTCGGGGCCATGCTGCTGAACTGCTGTGTGGCCGGATCACTAATGAGACCTCTAAATGATG GTGGCCCCCGCAGACCCAAGACAAATGGAGCCGTGAAGATaaattgttgtgaaaatgaagCCCAGGTGCAAACCAAAACAAAGAGGTGCTGCTCAAAAAGTGTCAGCTGCTTCATGGACCTGTCTCTCTTCCATCACCGTGGTTTTATCATCTACCTAATAGGAAACATGCTAATGTTCTTTGGCATTGTTGCGCCAATGATCTTTTTGGCACCGTATGCCAAGCACCGTGGCATGGACGAGTACTCGGCTGCCAGCTTGCTCTCTGCACTGGCGCTTGTGGACATGTTTGCCCGGCCAGGCACGGGCATCCTCGCCAACACCGCTCGTGTGAGGCCCAGGATCCAGTACCTCTTCAGCTTTGCCATTACCTACAATGGCGTGTGCCACCTGCTGTGCCCGCTGGCCTCCGGTTATTGGGGGTTGATGGCGTACGCATTGTGTTACGGCCTGGTGTACGGCATGGTGTTCGCCCTGCTTTTCGAGTGTCTCATGGATGTGGTAGGACCGAGCAAGTTCTCCAGCGCCGTGGGACTCGTCACGATCTTCGAGTGCTGCCCGGTTCTGCTTGGACCACCCATTGCAG GTGCACTAGTAGACATGTTTGGCGACTACAGCTACATGTTCTACATGTGTGGCGCTGTGATGCTCACTGctggccttttcctcttcgccATGAACTTCTACAACTACAGACGAAGAGACACGATTCGGCACGCCCGAGAGAAAGGCGCTGAGCTGGCCGAGAGGAAC GACGGAGATGAACAAAGTCAGGGCATGGATTGTGGGACACTTGAGGTCAGATCAGAGATGGAGGACATCCCTTTATAG